A region from the Vicia villosa cultivar HV-30 ecotype Madison, WI linkage group LG3, Vvil1.0, whole genome shotgun sequence genome encodes:
- the LOC131662420 gene encoding syntaxin-61-like has product MPSAQDPFYVVKSEIQESIDNLQSSFEQWKRSSDAVERGRVAKEVLAGCESIEWQVDELEKAIAVASKEPSWYGIDDVEIENRRRWTSSARTQVVTMKKTMDTGKSSSTTSINGMHRELMRLPDSYQTHTSNHNAANDNDDFIESESDRQMLLIKQQDDELDELSLSVQRIGGVGLTIHEELMAQEKIIDELGNEMDSTSNRLDFVQKKVAMVMKKASAKGQIMMILGLLALFIFLFFLVFLT; this is encoded by the exons ATGCCATCAGCTCAGGATCCATTCTACGTTGTCAAGTCCGAAATCCAAGAATCT ATTGATAATTTGCAATCGAGTTTTGAGCAATGGAAACGTAGTTCTGATGCTGTGGAGCGAGGACGGGTTGCGAAGGAGGTTCTTGCTGGATGTGAGAGCATAGAGTGGCAG GTGGATGAATTGGAAAAAGCCATTGCTGTTGCTTCTAAGGAACCTTCTTGGTATGGCATTGATGACGTGGAGATTGAAAATCGGAGGAGATGGACAAGCAGTGCCCGTACTCAG GTTGTCACAATGAAGAAAACAATGGATACTGGAAAGAGCTCAAGCACAACAAGCATTAATGGGATGCACCGAGAACTAATGAGGCTACCGGATTCCTACCAAACTCATACATCCAACCATAATGCTGCCAATGACAATGATGATTTCATAGAATCAGAATCAGATAGACAGATGCTCCTTATAAA GCAACAGGACGATGAGTTAGATGAACTTAGTTTAAGCGTGCAAAGAATTGGAGGTGTTGGACTCACTATCCATGAAGAACTCATGGCACAG GAAAAGATTATAGATGAACTCGGTAACGAGATGGATAGTACATCAAACCGTCTAGATTTTGTCCAA AAAAAAGTGGCAATGGTTATGAAGAAGGCTAGTGCAAAGGGCCAGATCATGATGATTTTGGGCTTGTTGGCTCtgttcatttttctatttttcttagtATTCCTTACCTAG